From a region of the Canis lupus dingo isolate Sandy chromosome 5, ASM325472v2, whole genome shotgun sequence genome:
- the ARHGEF16 gene encoding rho guanine nucleotide exchange factor 16 isoform X2, whose product MSQRHSDSSLEEKLLEYRFHSELRLDAKGNPASGLPMVRGSLQVVRDNAPFQVDTSGPPPLSPKDQESRTVILSTQSPAALKMGTQQLIPRSLAVSSKAKTPARHQSFGAAVLSKEAARRDPQLLSAPSFSLDDMDVDMGSEGALRRNLRNRSYRAAMKGLGAPSGDRGPSQLSPKLQALAEEPSQPSARGPAKNKFAQKTLGRKRAHKGSFKDDPGFYQEIRERGLNTSHESDDDMLDEPPSPDGTGRADAPIVVKSYRPAQITWSQLPEVVESGLLDTLPPEERKRQEAIFEILTSEFSYQHSLSILVAEFLHSRQLRATMTQTEHHHLFSNILDVLSASQRFFEDLEQRHKAQVCVEDISDILEEHAEKHFHPYVVYCSNEVYQQRALQKLTSSNAAFHEALKEIEKRPACGGLPMISFLILPMQRVTRLPLLTDTLCLKSQGHPERYKAASRALKAISKLVRQCNEGAHKMERTEQMYTLHTQLDFGKVKSLPLISASRWLLKRGELFVVEETGIFRKLASRPTCYLFLFNDVLVITKKKSEDSFVVQDYAQVDHIRVQKMEPSDPSLVGGSSRSSLVPHVFQVTMLHNSEGRQEKILLSSDSASDRARWITALTHRERQGRGPTNKGDLLQVEVTKAYLAKQADEITLQQADVVLVLEQEDGWFYGERLRDGEMGWFPEDFARCITSRVAVEGNVRRMERLRVETGV is encoded by the exons ATGTCCCAGCGACACTCGGACAGCTCCTTGGAAGAGAAGCTGCTGGAATACCGCTTCCACTCAGAGCTACGGCTTGATGCCAAGGGGAACCCGGCGTCAGGGCTCCCGATGGTccggggctccctgcaggtggtCAGGGACAATGCCCCCTTCCAGGTGGATACCTCAGGGCCCCCACCTCTGTCCCCTAAGGACCAGGAGTCACGGACCGTGATCCTGAGCACGCAGAGCCCTGCAGCCCTCAAGATGGGCACTCAGCAGCTGATCCCCAGGAGCCTGGCCGTGTCCAGCAAGGCCAAGACCCCAGCCCGCCACCAGAGCTTCGGGGCTGCCGTGCTCAGCAAGGAGGCTGCCCGGCGGGACCCCCAGCTCCTCTCAGCCCCCAGCTTCTCCCTCGACGACATGGATGTGGACATGGGCTCCGAGGGAGCGCTGAGACGGAACCTGCGGAACCGATCATACAGGGCGGCCATGAAGGGCCTGGGGGCTCCCAGTGGGGACAGGGGCCCCAGCCAGCTCAGCCCCAAGCTCCAGGCTCTGGCCGAGGAGCCCAGCCAGCCTTCTGCGCGGGGCCCGGCCAAGAATAAG tTTGCGCAGAAGACGCTGGGGCGGAAGCGCGCCCACAAGGGCTCCTTCAAGGACG ACCCCGGGTTCTACCAGGAGATCCGGGAGCGGGGCCTGAACACCAGCCATGAGTCCGACGACGATATGCTCGACGAGCCGCCCAGCCCCGATGGCACAGGAAGGGCAGATGCGCCCATCGTGGTCAAGAGCTACCGGCCTGCGCAGATCACCTGGAGCCAGCTCCCAGAG GTGGTGGAGTCGGGCCTCCTGGACACGCTGCCCCCCGAGGAGCGCAAGAGGCAGGAG GCCATCTTTGAGATCCTCACGTCAGAGTTCTCGTACCAGCACAGCCTGAGCATCCTCGTGGCCGAGTTCCTGCACTCCAGGCAGCTACGGGCCACGATGACCCAGACAGAGCACCACCACCTCTTCTCCAACATCCTGGACGTGCTGAGCGCCAGTCAGCG GTTCTTCGAGGACCTGGAGCAGCGGCACAAAGCACAGGTGTGCGTGGAGGACATTAGCGACATCCTGGAGGAGCACGCCGAGAAGCACTTCCACCCCTACGTTGTCTACTGCTCCAACGAGGTCTACCAGCAGCGCGCCCTGCAGAAGCTGAC AAGCAGTAATGCTGCCTTTCACGAGGCCCTGAAGGAGATCGAGAAGCGTCCCGCGTGCGGGGGTCTCCCCATGATCTCCTTTCTGATTCTCCCCATGCAGAGGGTAACCCGGCTGCCCCTCCTGACAGAC ACCCTCTGCCTCAAGAGTCAAGGCCACCCTGAGAGATACAAGGCCGCCAGCCGCGCACTCAAGGCCATCAGCAAG ctggTGAGGCAATGCAACGAGGGAGCCCATAAGATGGAGCGCACAGAGCAGATGTACACGCTGCATACACAGCTGGACTTCGGCAAAGTCAAG TCCCTTCCTCTGATCTCTGCCTCCCGCTGGCTGCTGAAGCGTGGGGAGCTCTTTGTGGTAGAAGAAACCGGGATTTTCCGAAAACTGGCCAGCCGGCCGACGTGCTACCTATTTCTGTTCAATGACGTCCTGGTGATTACCAAGAAGAAGAG CGAGGACAGCTTTGTGGTACAGGACTATGCCCAGGTGGACCACATCCGGGTCCAGAAGATGGAGCCCTCCGACCCCTCTCTGGTGGGGGGTAGTAGCCGCAGCTCCTTGGTGCCACACGTCTTCCAGGTGACCATGCTGCACAACAGCGAGGGCCGCCAGGAGAAGATCCTGCTGTCCTCCGACTCCGC GAGTGACCGGGCCCGGTGGATCACGGCGctcacacacagggagaggcagggacggGGTCCCACCAACAAGGGAG acctgCTCCAGGTCGAGGTCACCAAGGCTTACTTGGCCAAGCAAGCGGATGAGATCACGCTGCAGCAGGCGGATGTGGTCCTGGTGCTGGAGCAGGAGGATG GATGGTTCTATGGCGAGAGGCTGAGAGATGGGGAGATGGGCTGGTTCCCTGAGGACTTTGCCCGGTGCATCACCAGCCGTGTGGCCGTGGAGGGCAACGTGCGCAGGATGGAGCGGCTGCGTGTGGAGACGGGCGTGTAG
- the ARHGEF16 gene encoding rho guanine nucleotide exchange factor 16 isoform X1 produces the protein MVLRGPGADPTWICRPPGHWPVSMSQRHSDSSLEEKLLEYRFHSELRLDAKGNPASGLPMVRGSLQVVRDNAPFQVDTSGPPPLSPKDQESRTVILSTQSPAALKMGTQQLIPRSLAVSSKAKTPARHQSFGAAVLSKEAARRDPQLLSAPSFSLDDMDVDMGSEGALRRNLRNRSYRAAMKGLGAPSGDRGPSQLSPKLQALAEEPSQPSARGPAKNKFAQKTLGRKRAHKGSFKDDPGFYQEIRERGLNTSHESDDDMLDEPPSPDGTGRADAPIVVKSYRPAQITWSQLPEVVESGLLDTLPPEERKRQEAIFEILTSEFSYQHSLSILVAEFLHSRQLRATMTQTEHHHLFSNILDVLSASQRFFEDLEQRHKAQVCVEDISDILEEHAEKHFHPYVVYCSNEVYQQRALQKLTSSNAAFHEALKEIEKRPACGGLPMISFLILPMQRVTRLPLLTDTLCLKSQGHPERYKAASRALKAISKLVRQCNEGAHKMERTEQMYTLHTQLDFGKVKSLPLISASRWLLKRGELFVVEETGIFRKLASRPTCYLFLFNDVLVITKKKSEDSFVVQDYAQVDHIRVQKMEPSDPSLVGGSSRSSLVPHVFQVTMLHNSEGRQEKILLSSDSASDRARWITALTHRERQGRGPTNKGDLLQVEVTKAYLAKQADEITLQQADVVLVLEQEDGWFYGERLRDGEMGWFPEDFARCITSRVAVEGNVRRMERLRVETGV, from the exons ATGGTGCTGAGAGGCCCTGGGGCTGACCCAACTTGGATCTGCAGGCCCCCAG GACACTGGCCAGTCAGCATGTCCCAGCGACACTCGGACAGCTCCTTGGAAGAGAAGCTGCTGGAATACCGCTTCCACTCAGAGCTACGGCTTGATGCCAAGGGGAACCCGGCGTCAGGGCTCCCGATGGTccggggctccctgcaggtggtCAGGGACAATGCCCCCTTCCAGGTGGATACCTCAGGGCCCCCACCTCTGTCCCCTAAGGACCAGGAGTCACGGACCGTGATCCTGAGCACGCAGAGCCCTGCAGCCCTCAAGATGGGCACTCAGCAGCTGATCCCCAGGAGCCTGGCCGTGTCCAGCAAGGCCAAGACCCCAGCCCGCCACCAGAGCTTCGGGGCTGCCGTGCTCAGCAAGGAGGCTGCCCGGCGGGACCCCCAGCTCCTCTCAGCCCCCAGCTTCTCCCTCGACGACATGGATGTGGACATGGGCTCCGAGGGAGCGCTGAGACGGAACCTGCGGAACCGATCATACAGGGCGGCCATGAAGGGCCTGGGGGCTCCCAGTGGGGACAGGGGCCCCAGCCAGCTCAGCCCCAAGCTCCAGGCTCTGGCCGAGGAGCCCAGCCAGCCTTCTGCGCGGGGCCCGGCCAAGAATAAG tTTGCGCAGAAGACGCTGGGGCGGAAGCGCGCCCACAAGGGCTCCTTCAAGGACG ACCCCGGGTTCTACCAGGAGATCCGGGAGCGGGGCCTGAACACCAGCCATGAGTCCGACGACGATATGCTCGACGAGCCGCCCAGCCCCGATGGCACAGGAAGGGCAGATGCGCCCATCGTGGTCAAGAGCTACCGGCCTGCGCAGATCACCTGGAGCCAGCTCCCAGAG GTGGTGGAGTCGGGCCTCCTGGACACGCTGCCCCCCGAGGAGCGCAAGAGGCAGGAG GCCATCTTTGAGATCCTCACGTCAGAGTTCTCGTACCAGCACAGCCTGAGCATCCTCGTGGCCGAGTTCCTGCACTCCAGGCAGCTACGGGCCACGATGACCCAGACAGAGCACCACCACCTCTTCTCCAACATCCTGGACGTGCTGAGCGCCAGTCAGCG GTTCTTCGAGGACCTGGAGCAGCGGCACAAAGCACAGGTGTGCGTGGAGGACATTAGCGACATCCTGGAGGAGCACGCCGAGAAGCACTTCCACCCCTACGTTGTCTACTGCTCCAACGAGGTCTACCAGCAGCGCGCCCTGCAGAAGCTGAC AAGCAGTAATGCTGCCTTTCACGAGGCCCTGAAGGAGATCGAGAAGCGTCCCGCGTGCGGGGGTCTCCCCATGATCTCCTTTCTGATTCTCCCCATGCAGAGGGTAACCCGGCTGCCCCTCCTGACAGAC ACCCTCTGCCTCAAGAGTCAAGGCCACCCTGAGAGATACAAGGCCGCCAGCCGCGCACTCAAGGCCATCAGCAAG ctggTGAGGCAATGCAACGAGGGAGCCCATAAGATGGAGCGCACAGAGCAGATGTACACGCTGCATACACAGCTGGACTTCGGCAAAGTCAAG TCCCTTCCTCTGATCTCTGCCTCCCGCTGGCTGCTGAAGCGTGGGGAGCTCTTTGTGGTAGAAGAAACCGGGATTTTCCGAAAACTGGCCAGCCGGCCGACGTGCTACCTATTTCTGTTCAATGACGTCCTGGTGATTACCAAGAAGAAGAG CGAGGACAGCTTTGTGGTACAGGACTATGCCCAGGTGGACCACATCCGGGTCCAGAAGATGGAGCCCTCCGACCCCTCTCTGGTGGGGGGTAGTAGCCGCAGCTCCTTGGTGCCACACGTCTTCCAGGTGACCATGCTGCACAACAGCGAGGGCCGCCAGGAGAAGATCCTGCTGTCCTCCGACTCCGC GAGTGACCGGGCCCGGTGGATCACGGCGctcacacacagggagaggcagggacggGGTCCCACCAACAAGGGAG acctgCTCCAGGTCGAGGTCACCAAGGCTTACTTGGCCAAGCAAGCGGATGAGATCACGCTGCAGCAGGCGGATGTGGTCCTGGTGCTGGAGCAGGAGGATG GATGGTTCTATGGCGAGAGGCTGAGAGATGGGGAGATGGGCTGGTTCCCTGAGGACTTTGCCCGGTGCATCACCAGCCGTGTGGCCGTGGAGGGCAACGTGCGCAGGATGGAGCGGCTGCGTGTGGAGACGGGCGTGTAG